The Daucus carota subsp. sativus chromosome 7, DH1 v3.0, whole genome shotgun sequence genome window below encodes:
- the LOC108194833 gene encoding protein FAR1-RELATED SEQUENCE 5-like, whose amino-acid sequence MARKGKGKGKAKETTKGKGKGKAKETTSTRKGKGKSSTLAIRDEPTDSDEGGENPNEEEVPRQRVVRRPRSHSAYACSNTVFDHNRFDENFDVDLQELGKDWIPECPEGLKPYIDQRFSDLDQDFIFYKEYGRSSGFDVRRSTERSDKDGNTIEKYFVCSRSGRTDDKNADRKLQKRRRTVSTKCECHADFVLASHQLGGFYVKKFTESHNHPFAGKGGMQFLRCSRSLTEFHKTFIFDASKSNIGASRAYTIFKSMIGSYEDVRATVVDFKNFARDIKQHIGKHDADMIVQKFRDIQESSDSSFRFEYRTDSANHLTQLFWADGIDNHWKSVTFGAILLEWEDNENYIWACESFKKVFGKDPKCIITDQDLAMKAALQISFPLVKHWFCMWHIMKKFPSKLGTVFCAESGFMDKLGREIWVDHITPEEFEHGWTDAVDEFDLNENVWLKEMFDMRSLWIPAYFNDEPMVGLMRTTSRSESSNFYFGNYVQRGDTLSEFYICYQSAIEKQRNNAKKLTHYDDFTPKTITDREIEKDAIRLYTRELFYKVQEEIRAGGMDIVLLNMTCLDNVKKIKIQEPVNKTRIFEVEVNIDTHSIECSCTLFTRVGYLCSHAFFSLGICGIRIIPRQYVSNRWLKNAVEHFSTLELGEISDRDATNLSRRVQTQDCWFEFQGCLSDASGNADVLEYIKNGLCSMRKHIRITMKKPRTRLNSEQIKELIDSRVVNEITIQNPNKSNNKGNRKRIISGAEKSIGCNKRKMRKCATCQEYAYHDSRTCPEKN is encoded by the exons ATGGCAAGAAAAGGCAAGGGCAAGGGGAAGGCCAAGGAGACAACTAAAGGCAAGGGAAAAGGGAAAGCCAAGGAGACAACTTCCACCCGGAAGGGTAAAGGAAAGTCTAGCACCTTGGCTATACGTGATGAGCCAACTGATTCGGATGAAGGCGGGGAGAATCCGAATGAAGAGGAAGTTCCAAGACAAAGGGTAGTTAGGAGGCCACGATCCCATTCAGCCT ATGCTTGTAGCAATACTGTGTTTGATCACAATAggtttgatgaaaattttgatgttgATCTGCAAGAGCTTGGTAAAGATTGGATCCCTGAATGTCCTGAGGGATTGAAACCTTACATTGATCAGCGTTTTAGTGATCTTGATCAAGATTTTATTTTCTACAAGGAATACGGTAGATCATCTGGATTTGATGTACGTCGTTCCACTGAAAGGAGTGACAAGGATGGTAATACTATAGAGAAGTATTTTGTTTGCTCAAGATCTGGACGTACTGACGACAAAAATGCTGATAGAAAACTCCAAAAGAGAAGGAGAACAGTTTCAACAAAGTGTGAATGCCATGCAGACTTTGTGCTTGCTTCACATCAACTAGGTGGTTTTTATGTGAAAAAGTTCACAGAATCGCACAATCACCCTTTTGCAGGAAAGGGAGGAATGCAATTCCTAAGGTGTAGTAGGTCTCTAACCGAGTTCCACAAAACATTTATCTTTGATGCGTCGAAATCAAACATTGGTGCTTCACGAGCGTATACCATTTTTAAATCAATGATCGGTTCATATGAAGATGTAAGAGCTACTGTTGTTGATTTTAAGAACTTTGCCAGGGATATTAAGCAACACATTGGGAAGCACGACGCTGATATGATTGTACAGaaattcagggatatacaagaATCTTCAGACTCCAGTTTTAGATTTGAATATAGAACCGACTCGGCAAATCATCTCACTCAATTATTCTGGGCAGATG GAATAGACAATCACTGGAAGAGTGTGACTTTTGGGGCGATTTTGCTTGAATGGGAAGACAACGAAAACTATATATGGGCATGCGAATCTTTCAAGAAGGTGTTTGGTAAGGATCCCAAATGTATTATTACAGATCAAGATCTAGCAATGAAAGCTGCTCTTCAGATTTCATTCCCTCTTGTTAAGCATTGGTTTTGTATGTGGCATATAATGAAAAAATTTCCTTCTAAG CTAGGAACTGTTTTCTGTGCTGAGTCAGGCTTCATGGACAAACTTGGACGAGAAATCTGGGTAGATCACATAACGCCAGAAGAATTTGAACATGGATGGACAGATGCTGTTGATGAATTTGACTTGAACGAGAATGTTTGGCTAAAAGAAATGTTTGACATGAGATCTTTGTGGATTCCAGCATACTTTAATGATGAACCAATGGTAGGACTTATGCGTACAACTTCGAGGTCAGaaagttctaatttttattttggaaaTTACGTTCAACGAGGTGATACACTTTCAGAGTTTTACATATGCTATCAGAGTGCAATTGAAAAACAAAGGAACAACGCCAAGAAACTGACACACTATGATGATTTCACACCAAAAACAATTACAGACAGAGAGATTGAAAAAGATGCCATTAGACTTTACACAAGGGAACTTTTTTATAAGGTTCAAGAAGAGATAAGAGCTGGTGGTATGGATATTGTTCTATTGAACATGACTTGTCTGGAcaatgtcaaaaaaataaagatcCAAGAACCAGTGAACAAAACAAGGATATTTGAG GTTGAAGTTAACATCGATACACATAGTATTGAATGTTCGTGCACACTTTTCACCAGAGTTGGCTATCTATGTTCCCATGCCTTTTTCAGCCTTGGTATTTGTGGAATTAGAATCATACCACGACAGTATGTCTCAAACAGATGGTTGAAGAACGCAGTTGAGCATTTCAGCACTCTTGAACTTGGAGAAATATCTGATAGAGATGCAACAAATTTATCGAGGCGTGTGCAGACACAAGACTGTTGGTTTGAGTTCCAAGGGTGCCTAAGCGACGCATCTGGTAATGCTGATGTTTTAGAGTATATTAAAAATGGACTTTGCAGCATGAGGAAGCACATAAGAATAACAATGAAGAAACCAAGAACTCGATTAAACTCAGAGCAGATCAAAGAATTAATAGATTCTCGTGTTGTCAATGAAATCACAATACAGAATCCTAACAAAAGCAACAACAAGGGCAACAGGAAAAGAATCATATCAGGAGCAGAGAAATCAATTGGGTGCAACAAGAGGAAAATGAGGAAATGTGCAACTTGCCAGGAGTATGCTTATCATGATTCAAGGACTTGTCCTGAGAAGAATTAA
- the LOC135147955 gene encoding uncharacterized protein LOC135147955 gives MNRFTKEALKVPDLDQKVAMIALQQGTMDDNFRRSLAKRAPDNMNELQERAGKYIKAEEIMRKSQNNQGPTTDSKKRGNDTEYDADNKYLKREDGEKSPTKKQSGSRFTEYARLNAPRSQILMEIEKEGGLKDEIEFLIRKGKLARYTRDADRNPRDNDSRDRDNDDHDRRTEPRGPVINMISGGPTAAGLSSNSRKAYAREVMCIIGEPPKRAKTEITLTFDDSDLEGVKFPHDDPLVITPVIGNSSIKRVLVDNGASVDILFYDAYQKMGYADSQLTPSNMPIYGFNGVESKIEGMIQLPVTMGAEPRQATYMLNFMVIKASSTYNAIL, from the exons atgaataggttcaccAAGGAGGCGCTCAAAGTCCCGGATTTGGACCAAAAGGTAGCGATGATTGCCCTTCAACAAGGAACCATggatgataatttccgccgctcactagccaagagggcccctgacaacatgaatgagctccaagagagagccgggaagtatattaAGGCAGAGGAAATcatgagaaaatcccagaataaCCAGGGACCAACCACGGACTCTAAGAAGCGTGGGAACGATACTGAATATGATGCTGATAACAAGTATTTGAAAAGGGAAGATGGTGAAAAGTCACCCACCAAGAAGCAATCAGGTTcgaggttcactgagtatgcaaggctgaatgcccccaggagtcagattctgatggaaattgagaaagaggGAGGA ttgaaggatgagattgagtttttgATCCGGAAAGGCAAGTTGGCCAGGTATACTAGGGATGCAGATAGGAATCCCCGTGACAATGATAGTCGCGATAGGGACAATGATGATCATGATAGGAGAACCGAGCCTCGAGGGCCCGTGATCAATATGATCTCTGGAGGACCGACTGCAGCAGGCTTGtctagtaactcacgaaaagcttatgctcgtgaagtgatgtgtatcattggagaacccccgaagaggGCCAAGACCGAGATTACGTTAACCTTTGATGATTCTGATCTAGAAGGGGTGAAGTTTCCCCATGACGACCCGTTGGTCATAACTCCCGTTATTGGAAACTCATCTATTAAGAGAGttcttgttgataatggagctTCTGTAGACATCCTCTTCTATGATGCTTATCAAAAGATGGGGTATGCTGATTCACAGTTGACACCGTCCAACATGCCGATCTATGGTTTCAACGGAGTAGAATCCAAGATTGAAGGAATGATCCAATTACCAGTGACCATGGGAGCGGAGCCACGACAGGCCACTTACATGTTGAACTTTATGGTCATTAAGGCCTCATCAACCTACAACGCTATCCTATGA